The region GCCCACGAAGATCCCGTCGTCCGGTATCGCCGCCCGCATGGCGTCCATGAAAGCGCCTTGCGGTTGGAGTTGCTCGCCGGACCCGAAGCGATGGGCATTGATCGCCTGGATATCTTCGGTGACGTTGGGCCTGGGATCCGTCCGGGCGGACACGCGATCGAACAGGACTTCGAGGCTCAGTGCGGCGTCACCGAGAATGCCGTGGGTATGGGCGCCATCCTGGCTGATCTGGGAGAGATCGTCGTCGATTCGTATTACCGTCTGGGATGCCAGACGGCTGCCCAGGTCGGTGGACGTACCCACCGCCAGGATCACGTCGCACGCATCCACTCGGTCCTTCAGCGGTTTGAATCGCGTCTCGCACATACCAAGCGAGAGGGGATGGCGGGCCGGAAGGATGCCCTTTCCGCTGCGGCTGCTGACGACCGGGCTGCCCAGATGTTCGGCGAGCTTGCGAACCAGCGGCGCACCTTCCGATGCCCCGACACCAACCCAGATCAGCGGCCGTTTCGCCTGGACCAGTAGTTCCGCCGCGTGATCCAGATGGGCCTCGTCGCCCGCCGCGGGTGCATAGGATTCGGCGGCCAGCAGTTCAACCTCTTCCGCGGATCTGAATATATCGGGGCCTACCTCCAGGATGACGGGACGCTTCCGTGGGGTATTGAGCTGGCGAAACGCTTCACGCACCAGGCCAGGTATATCCGCCGGCGATTCGGCCCGGCCCGCCCATTTCGAAAAGGCGCCATATTCGCCCAGACTGTCGTGTTTCGGCTGGCCGGGCTCGTGCACTCCGTGGTGGTCTCCCGTGATTAGCAGCACGGGCGACGACTGTGCGAAGGCCGTAGCCAGTCCGGCCGTGGTGTTGAAGAAACCGGGGCCCTCCACAGCCAGGCCGACCCCCGGCTTGCCGCTCACGCGGGCGTAGCCGTCGGCGATGTAGCTGATTGCCTGCTCGTTGCGGGTGGTGATGTAGCGCATGCCCTCCTGTTGGTAAATGCCGTCTATGGCTTCGTACTGACCCGCTCCCGGCAGGCCGAAGACGACGCGCACGCCGTTATTGTACAGGGACCGGCTCAGTGCTTCGCCGCCATTCATTCTGGGCATCTGCTTCTCCTCTAATCCTTGATCTGAACTCCATGCCTTGGCCTGAAGTTTAATTCCTGGCCTTGAATCTATTCACCGGCCACCTGCCTGCGGAACCACAGCAGGTAAACCGGCACGCCGAGGAGCAGCACGATAATCCCCGGCAGCGCCTCGCTGAAACTGAAAACGACCGTCGATACGATGTATCCGAGCGACACGACGATAAAGAAGAGCGGCGTGACGGGATAACCCCACACCTTGAATGGACGGGGCGCGTCGGGATACTTGCGGCGAAGGATGAATACGGCGACTACGCTCAACACGTAAAACACGAAGAGCACGTACATCACCGCCAGGACGATCTCCATGAAGTTGCCGACGAGGCTCCAGGCCATGCCCAGGATGGTCAGGGTCGTAATCGTCCGCGAAGGCGTTCGGAACCTGGGATGCACTCGGGTGAACCAGCTGAAAAAGAGGCGCTCGCGGGCCATGCCGTAGGCGATACGCGGCATGTAGATGATGTTGGCGTTGAGGGTTCCGAAGGTGGCCACGACAACCGCCAGGGAGGTCAGCGATCCGCCGACCGGACCGATCAGCCTTTCCGCTACCTCGGCCGCAATTTGATTCGACCGGGCGATTTCGTCGATATTCATGACGTAAAGGTATGCCCAGTTTACCGCCAGGTAGACCAGCATGCACAGGCTCAGTCCGATGATGATGGCCAG is a window of Gemmatimonadota bacterium DNA encoding:
- a CDS encoding thiamine pyrophosphate-binding protein — its product is MPRMNGGEALSRSLYNNGVRVVFGLPGAGQYEAIDGIYQQEGMRYITTRNEQAISYIADGYARVSGKPGVGLAVEGPGFFNTTAGLATAFAQSSPVLLITGDHHGVHEPGQPKHDSLGEYGAFSKWAGRAESPADIPGLVREAFRQLNTPRKRPVILEVGPDIFRSAEEVELLAAESYAPAAGDEAHLDHAAELLVQAKRPLIWVGVGASEGAPLVRKLAEHLGSPVVSSRSGKGILPARHPLSLGMCETRFKPLKDRVDACDVILAVGTSTDLGSRLASQTVIRIDDDLSQISQDGAHTHGILGDAALSLEVLFDRVSARTDPRPNVTEDIQAINAHRFGSGEQLQPQGAFMDAMRAAIPDDGIFVGGMNQMGYYSRNYYHSNSPRGYQTSSHHGTLGSVFPVGIGLKIGRPDRAVVVVSGDGGILYNLQELATAVKYGVNVVTVVFNDNAYGNVWRAQMEEFDGHVVGTELHNPDFVKLAEAYGARGVLAEDASQLEAAVSEAVSADTPTLIEVPVGPWDRMY